The Tripterygium wilfordii isolate XIE 37 chromosome 4, ASM1340144v1, whole genome shotgun sequence genome has a window encoding:
- the LOC119996766 gene encoding CCR4-NOT transcription complex subunit 3-like isoform X3 gives MGASRKLQGEIDRVLKKVQEGVDVFDSIWTKVYDTDNANQKEKFEADLKKEIKKLQRYRDQIKTWIQSSEIKDKKALVDARKLIEREMERFKICEKETKTKAFSKEGLGQQPKTDPKEKAKSETRDWLNNVVGELESQIDSFEAEMEGLSVKKGKTRPPRLTHLETSITRHKAHIMKLELILRLLDNDELSPEQVNDVKDFLDDYVERNQDDFDEFDDVDELYNTLPLDKVESLEDLVSIVPPLAKVAPVLSLKTPLSTSASQMPATPTSNHQPGTSVHDQFDDTASQDSNSDSIARTPPAKNSVVGSPAASTLTGSHATPVPVNVPSNSLPAISAASANLPGSTSVHGGLENASTVVTSSTGSLTGSVKEDEITSLSGYRPSPTLADAGLIRGIGRGGFSSQPTSSIPLSSGSVVPSNGALGTLPLTLDTAKRNLMVADERLGSSAMVQPLASPISNRMTLPQAIKANDGTGSVDSANIGEAAALGGRPFSPTVPGMQWRPVSSFQSFQNQNEPGQFRGRTEIAPDQREKFLQRLQQVQQQGHSTILGMSSLTGGNHKQFSAQQQNPLLQQLNSQSSAVSSQSSLGLGIQGLGLNNVSSVTSQQPTSIHQQSNQQALMSSGLQDADTGHLKLEESQQQQNLPDNSNPESAPSSGFGKNPVNEDDLKDPYTVDAPTGLSGSVADLPQVPRDIDLSPGQPLQSNQPSGGLGVIGRRSVADLGAIGDSLSASYASPGVVHDQMYNLKMLEAAYYKLPLPKDSERLRSYTPRHPAATPASYPQIQAPIVNNPAFWERLSIDSYGTDTLFYAFYYQQNTYQQYLAARELKKQSWRYHRKYNTWFQRHEEPKIATDEYEQGTYVYFDFHIANDESQHGWCQRIKTEFTFEYNYLEDELMVS, from the exons ATGGGAGCGAGCCGCAAGTTACAAGGAGAGATTGATCGCGTCTTAAAGAAGGTTCAAGAAGGCGTTGACGTCTTCGACAGTATCTGGACCAAG GTTTACGACACTGACAATGCAAACCAGAAGGAGAAATTTGAGGCAGATCTGAAAAAGGAGATCAAGAAGCTGCAGAGATACAGGGACCAGATTAAGACATGGATTCAGTCAAGCGAGATCAAGGATAAAAAG GCCCTGGTGGATGCTCGCAAGCTTATAGAGCGTGAAATGGAGAGATTTAAGATTTGTGAAAAGGAGACGAAGACAAAAGCATTCTCTAAAGAGGGACTGGGTCAACAACCCAAAACT GATCCAAAGGAGAAGGCTAAATCAGAGACAAGAGATTGGTTGAACAATGTG GTTGGGGAGTTAGAATCTCAAATCGATAGCTTTGAAGCTGAGATGGAGGGACTATCTGTTAAGAAAGGGAAGACAAGGCCACCCCGACTG ACACATTTAGAGACGTCTATCACACGGCACAAGGCTCATATAATGAAGTTAGAATTGATATTAAGGCTATTGGATAATGACGAGTTAAGTCCTGAGCAGGTCAATGATGTCAAAGACTTCTTGGATGATTATGTTGAACGCAAccag gatgattttgatgaatttgatgatgttgatgagCTTTACAACACATTACCATTAGACAAAGTGGAGTCACTTGAAGATCTGGTTTCAATTGTTCCTCCTCTGGCCAAG GTTGCTCCTGTTCTTAGCTTGAAGACTCCTCTGTCAACATCCGCATCCCAAATGCCT GCTACTCCAACCTCTAATCATCAGCCAGGCACTTCTGTCCATGACCAATTTGATGATACAGCTTCCCAGGATAGTAATTCTGATAGCATTGCACGAACGCCGCCTGCAAAAAATTCTGTGGTGGgttctcctgctgcatcaacacttaCTGGGAGTCATGCAACTCCTGTTCCAGTGAATGTTCCGTCTAATAGTTTGCCCGCAATATCAGCTGCCTCCGCTAATCTTCCTGGCTCAACTTCTGTGCACGGTGGTTTAGAAAATGCTAGTACTGTTGTTACTTCATCCACGGGAAGTTTGACAGGTTCTGTAAAGGAAGACGAAATCACAAGCCTCTCTGGTTATAGGCCATCCCCAACTCTTGCTGATGCTGGACTAATAAGGGGTATTGGTAGAGGTGGCTTCTCCAGCCAGCCTACATCTAGCATCCCTCTTAGTTCGGGCAGTGTGGTCCCCAGCAATGGGGCTCTTGGTACACTGCCCTTGACGTTGGATACGGCGAAGAGGAATTTAATGGTTGCTGATGAAAGACTTGGGAGCAGTGCAATGGTACAGCCTCTAGCTTCCCCAATAAGCAATAGAATGACCTTGCCTCAGGCTATCAAGGCTAATGATGGGACTGGCTCAGTTGATTCTGCTAATATTGGTGAGGCTGCTGCTTTAGGTGGTAGGCCTTTTTCCCCTACGGTTCCTGGCATGCAGTGGAGGCCTGTAAGTTCCTTTCAATCCTTTCAAAACCAGAACGAGCCG GGGCAGTTTCGTGGAAGAACTGAAATAGCACCTGATCAAAGGGAGAAATTCTTACAACGGCTCCAGCAAGTGCAGCAGCAAGGTCACAGTACCATTCTTGGCATGTCTTCTCTTACTGGGGGAAATCATAAACAATTTTCTGCCCAACAACAAAATCCACTCTTGCAACAG CTTAATTCTCAAAGCTCAGCTGTTTCTTCGCAGTCTAGTTTGGGACTTGGAATCCAAGGACTGGGTCTCAATAATGTTTCATCTGTGACTTCACAGCAGCCAACTTCCATCCATCAACAGTCTAATCAACAAGCACTAATGTCAAGTGGTCTACAAGATGCTG ACACTGGACACTTGAAACTAGAGGAGTCGCAGCAACAGCAAAATTTACCTGATAATTCGAATCCTGAATCTGCCCCTAGTTCGGGGTTTGGCAAAAATCCTGTGAATGAGGATGACTTGAAAGATCCATATACAGTGGATGCTCCT ACAGGATTATCTGGTTCTGTGGCAGATCTTCCCCAAGTGCCAAGAGATATTGATCTCTCTCCTGGGCAACCTTTACAATCCAATCAACCTTCTGGTGGCCTTGGGGTTATTGGACGAAGAAGTGTTGCCGACCTCGGGGCAATTGGTGATAGCCTCAGTGCATCATATGCGAGCCCTGGGGTAGTGCATGATCAGATGTACAATCTGAAAATGCTTGAAGCTGCATACTACAAACTTCCTCTACCCAAGGATTCAGAACGTCTAAGAAGCTACACTCCA AGGCACCCTGCTGCTACACCTGCTAGCTATCCCCAAATTCAGGCACCAATTGTTAATAATCCTGCATTCTGGGAACGTCTATCTATTGATAGTTATGGAACTGATACACTGTTCTATGCATTTTACTACCAGCAG AACACTTATCAGCAATATTTGGCTGCACGTGAACTGAAGAAGCAATCTTGGAGATATCACAGAAAATACAACACATGGTTTCAACGGCATGAGGAGCCCAAAATAGCCACTGATGAATATGAACAGGGGACATATGTCTACTTTGATTTTCATATTGCCAATGACGAATCCCAACATGGGTG GTGTCAAAGGATCAAGACAGAGTTTACTTTTGAGTACAACTATCTTGAAGACGAACTTATGGTTTCGTAG
- the LOC119996766 gene encoding general negative regulator of transcription subunit 3-like isoform X4, producing MGASRKLQGEIDRVLKKVQEGVDVFDSIWTKVYDTDNANQKEKFEADLKKEIKKLQRYRDQIKTWIQSSEIKDKKVSASYEQALVDARKLIEREMERFKICEKETKTKAFSKEGLGQQPKTDPKEKAKSETRDWLNNVVGELESQIDSFEAEMEGLSVKKGKTRPPRLTHLETSITRHKAHIMKLELILRLLDNDELSPEQVNDVKDFLDDYVERNQDDFDEFDDVDELYNTLPLDKVESLEDLVSIVPPLAKVAPVLSLKTPLSTSASQMPATPTSNHQPGTSVHDQFDDTASQDSNSDSIARTPPAKNSVVGSPAASTLTGSHATPVPVNVPSNSLPAISAASANLPGSTSVHGGLENASTVVTSSTGSLTGSVKEDEITSLSGYRPSPTLADAGLIRGIGRGGFSSQPTSSIPLSSGSVVPSNGALGTLPLTLDTAKRNLMVADERLGSSAMVQPLASPISNRMTLPQAIKANDGTGSVDSANIGEAAALGGRPFSPTVPGMQWRPVSSFQSFQNQNEPLNSQSSAVSSQSSLGLGIQGLGLNNVSSVTSQQPTSIHQQSNQQALMSSGLQDADTGHLKLEESQQQQNLPDNSNPESAPSSGFGKNPVNEDDLKDPYTVDAPTGLSGSVADLPQVPRDIDLSPGQPLQSNQPSGGLGVIGRRSVADLGAIGDSLSASYASPGVVHDQMYNLKMLEAAYYKLPLPKDSERLRSYTPRHPAATPASYPQIQAPIVNNPAFWERLSIDSYGTDTLFYAFYYQQNTYQQYLAARELKKQSWRYHRKYNTWFQRHEEPKIATDEYEQGTYVYFDFHIANDESQHGWCQRIKTEFTFEYNYLEDELMVS from the exons ATGGGAGCGAGCCGCAAGTTACAAGGAGAGATTGATCGCGTCTTAAAGAAGGTTCAAGAAGGCGTTGACGTCTTCGACAGTATCTGGACCAAG GTTTACGACACTGACAATGCAAACCAGAAGGAGAAATTTGAGGCAGATCTGAAAAAGGAGATCAAGAAGCTGCAGAGATACAGGGACCAGATTAAGACATGGATTCAGTCAAGCGAGATCAAGGATAAAAAG GTTAGTGCCTCTTATGAGCAGGCCCTGGTGGATGCTCGCAAGCTTATAGAGCGTGAAATGGAGAGATTTAAGATTTGTGAAAAGGAGACGAAGACAAAAGCATTCTCTAAAGAGGGACTGGGTCAACAACCCAAAACT GATCCAAAGGAGAAGGCTAAATCAGAGACAAGAGATTGGTTGAACAATGTG GTTGGGGAGTTAGAATCTCAAATCGATAGCTTTGAAGCTGAGATGGAGGGACTATCTGTTAAGAAAGGGAAGACAAGGCCACCCCGACTG ACACATTTAGAGACGTCTATCACACGGCACAAGGCTCATATAATGAAGTTAGAATTGATATTAAGGCTATTGGATAATGACGAGTTAAGTCCTGAGCAGGTCAATGATGTCAAAGACTTCTTGGATGATTATGTTGAACGCAAccag gatgattttgatgaatttgatgatgttgatgagCTTTACAACACATTACCATTAGACAAAGTGGAGTCACTTGAAGATCTGGTTTCAATTGTTCCTCCTCTGGCCAAG GTTGCTCCTGTTCTTAGCTTGAAGACTCCTCTGTCAACATCCGCATCCCAAATGCCT GCTACTCCAACCTCTAATCATCAGCCAGGCACTTCTGTCCATGACCAATTTGATGATACAGCTTCCCAGGATAGTAATTCTGATAGCATTGCACGAACGCCGCCTGCAAAAAATTCTGTGGTGGgttctcctgctgcatcaacacttaCTGGGAGTCATGCAACTCCTGTTCCAGTGAATGTTCCGTCTAATAGTTTGCCCGCAATATCAGCTGCCTCCGCTAATCTTCCTGGCTCAACTTCTGTGCACGGTGGTTTAGAAAATGCTAGTACTGTTGTTACTTCATCCACGGGAAGTTTGACAGGTTCTGTAAAGGAAGACGAAATCACAAGCCTCTCTGGTTATAGGCCATCCCCAACTCTTGCTGATGCTGGACTAATAAGGGGTATTGGTAGAGGTGGCTTCTCCAGCCAGCCTACATCTAGCATCCCTCTTAGTTCGGGCAGTGTGGTCCCCAGCAATGGGGCTCTTGGTACACTGCCCTTGACGTTGGATACGGCGAAGAGGAATTTAATGGTTGCTGATGAAAGACTTGGGAGCAGTGCAATGGTACAGCCTCTAGCTTCCCCAATAAGCAATAGAATGACCTTGCCTCAGGCTATCAAGGCTAATGATGGGACTGGCTCAGTTGATTCTGCTAATATTGGTGAGGCTGCTGCTTTAGGTGGTAGGCCTTTTTCCCCTACGGTTCCTGGCATGCAGTGGAGGCCTGTAAGTTCCTTTCAATCCTTTCAAAACCAGAACGAGCCG CTTAATTCTCAAAGCTCAGCTGTTTCTTCGCAGTCTAGTTTGGGACTTGGAATCCAAGGACTGGGTCTCAATAATGTTTCATCTGTGACTTCACAGCAGCCAACTTCCATCCATCAACAGTCTAATCAACAAGCACTAATGTCAAGTGGTCTACAAGATGCTG ACACTGGACACTTGAAACTAGAGGAGTCGCAGCAACAGCAAAATTTACCTGATAATTCGAATCCTGAATCTGCCCCTAGTTCGGGGTTTGGCAAAAATCCTGTGAATGAGGATGACTTGAAAGATCCATATACAGTGGATGCTCCT ACAGGATTATCTGGTTCTGTGGCAGATCTTCCCCAAGTGCCAAGAGATATTGATCTCTCTCCTGGGCAACCTTTACAATCCAATCAACCTTCTGGTGGCCTTGGGGTTATTGGACGAAGAAGTGTTGCCGACCTCGGGGCAATTGGTGATAGCCTCAGTGCATCATATGCGAGCCCTGGGGTAGTGCATGATCAGATGTACAATCTGAAAATGCTTGAAGCTGCATACTACAAACTTCCTCTACCCAAGGATTCAGAACGTCTAAGAAGCTACACTCCA AGGCACCCTGCTGCTACACCTGCTAGCTATCCCCAAATTCAGGCACCAATTGTTAATAATCCTGCATTCTGGGAACGTCTATCTATTGATAGTTATGGAACTGATACACTGTTCTATGCATTTTACTACCAGCAG AACACTTATCAGCAATATTTGGCTGCACGTGAACTGAAGAAGCAATCTTGGAGATATCACAGAAAATACAACACATGGTTTCAACGGCATGAGGAGCCCAAAATAGCCACTGATGAATATGAACAGGGGACATATGTCTACTTTGATTTTCATATTGCCAATGACGAATCCCAACATGGGTG GTGTCAAAGGATCAAGACAGAGTTTACTTTTGAGTACAACTATCTTGAAGACGAACTTATGGTTTCGTAG
- the LOC119996766 gene encoding CCR4-NOT transcription complex subunit 3-like isoform X2 produces MGASRKLQGEIDRVLKKVQEGVDVFDSIWTKVYDTDNANQKEKFEADLKKEIKKLQRYRDQIKTWIQSSEIKDKKVSASYEQALVDARKLIEREMERFKICEKETKTKAFSKEGLGQQPKTDPKEKAKSETRDWLNNVVGELESQIDSFEAEMEGLSVKKGKTRPPRLTHLETSITRHKAHIMKLELILRLLDNDELSPEQVNDVKDFLDDYVERNQDDFDEFDDVDELYNTLPLDKVESLEDLVSIVPPLAKVAPVLSLKTPLSTSASQMPATPTSNHQPGTSVHDQFDDTASQDSNSDSIARTPPAKNSVVGSPAASTLTGSHATPVPVNVPSNSLPAISAASANLPGSTSVHGGLENASTVVTSSTGSLTGSVKEDEITSLSGYRPSPTLADAGLIRGIGRGGFSSQPTSSIPLSSGSVVPSNGALGTLPLTLDTAKRNLMVADERLGSSAMVQPLASPISNRMTLPQAIKANDGTGSVDSANIGEAAALGGRPFSPTVPGMQWRPVSSFQSFQNQNEPFRGRTEIAPDQREKFLQRLQQVQQQGHSTILGMSSLTGGNHKQFSAQQQNPLLQQLNSQSSAVSSQSSLGLGIQGLGLNNVSSVTSQQPTSIHQQSNQQALMSSGLQDADTGHLKLEESQQQQNLPDNSNPESAPSSGFGKNPVNEDDLKDPYTVDAPTGLSGSVADLPQVPRDIDLSPGQPLQSNQPSGGLGVIGRRSVADLGAIGDSLSASYASPGVVHDQMYNLKMLEAAYYKLPLPKDSERLRSYTPRHPAATPASYPQIQAPIVNNPAFWERLSIDSYGTDTLFYAFYYQQNTYQQYLAARELKKQSWRYHRKYNTWFQRHEEPKIATDEYEQGTYVYFDFHIANDESQHGWCQRIKTEFTFEYNYLEDELMVS; encoded by the exons ATGGGAGCGAGCCGCAAGTTACAAGGAGAGATTGATCGCGTCTTAAAGAAGGTTCAAGAAGGCGTTGACGTCTTCGACAGTATCTGGACCAAG GTTTACGACACTGACAATGCAAACCAGAAGGAGAAATTTGAGGCAGATCTGAAAAAGGAGATCAAGAAGCTGCAGAGATACAGGGACCAGATTAAGACATGGATTCAGTCAAGCGAGATCAAGGATAAAAAG GTTAGTGCCTCTTATGAGCAGGCCCTGGTGGATGCTCGCAAGCTTATAGAGCGTGAAATGGAGAGATTTAAGATTTGTGAAAAGGAGACGAAGACAAAAGCATTCTCTAAAGAGGGACTGGGTCAACAACCCAAAACT GATCCAAAGGAGAAGGCTAAATCAGAGACAAGAGATTGGTTGAACAATGTG GTTGGGGAGTTAGAATCTCAAATCGATAGCTTTGAAGCTGAGATGGAGGGACTATCTGTTAAGAAAGGGAAGACAAGGCCACCCCGACTG ACACATTTAGAGACGTCTATCACACGGCACAAGGCTCATATAATGAAGTTAGAATTGATATTAAGGCTATTGGATAATGACGAGTTAAGTCCTGAGCAGGTCAATGATGTCAAAGACTTCTTGGATGATTATGTTGAACGCAAccag gatgattttgatgaatttgatgatgttgatgagCTTTACAACACATTACCATTAGACAAAGTGGAGTCACTTGAAGATCTGGTTTCAATTGTTCCTCCTCTGGCCAAG GTTGCTCCTGTTCTTAGCTTGAAGACTCCTCTGTCAACATCCGCATCCCAAATGCCT GCTACTCCAACCTCTAATCATCAGCCAGGCACTTCTGTCCATGACCAATTTGATGATACAGCTTCCCAGGATAGTAATTCTGATAGCATTGCACGAACGCCGCCTGCAAAAAATTCTGTGGTGGgttctcctgctgcatcaacacttaCTGGGAGTCATGCAACTCCTGTTCCAGTGAATGTTCCGTCTAATAGTTTGCCCGCAATATCAGCTGCCTCCGCTAATCTTCCTGGCTCAACTTCTGTGCACGGTGGTTTAGAAAATGCTAGTACTGTTGTTACTTCATCCACGGGAAGTTTGACAGGTTCTGTAAAGGAAGACGAAATCACAAGCCTCTCTGGTTATAGGCCATCCCCAACTCTTGCTGATGCTGGACTAATAAGGGGTATTGGTAGAGGTGGCTTCTCCAGCCAGCCTACATCTAGCATCCCTCTTAGTTCGGGCAGTGTGGTCCCCAGCAATGGGGCTCTTGGTACACTGCCCTTGACGTTGGATACGGCGAAGAGGAATTTAATGGTTGCTGATGAAAGACTTGGGAGCAGTGCAATGGTACAGCCTCTAGCTTCCCCAATAAGCAATAGAATGACCTTGCCTCAGGCTATCAAGGCTAATGATGGGACTGGCTCAGTTGATTCTGCTAATATTGGTGAGGCTGCTGCTTTAGGTGGTAGGCCTTTTTCCCCTACGGTTCCTGGCATGCAGTGGAGGCCTGTAAGTTCCTTTCAATCCTTTCAAAACCAGAACGAGCCG TTTCGTGGAAGAACTGAAATAGCACCTGATCAAAGGGAGAAATTCTTACAACGGCTCCAGCAAGTGCAGCAGCAAGGTCACAGTACCATTCTTGGCATGTCTTCTCTTACTGGGGGAAATCATAAACAATTTTCTGCCCAACAACAAAATCCACTCTTGCAACAG CTTAATTCTCAAAGCTCAGCTGTTTCTTCGCAGTCTAGTTTGGGACTTGGAATCCAAGGACTGGGTCTCAATAATGTTTCATCTGTGACTTCACAGCAGCCAACTTCCATCCATCAACAGTCTAATCAACAAGCACTAATGTCAAGTGGTCTACAAGATGCTG ACACTGGACACTTGAAACTAGAGGAGTCGCAGCAACAGCAAAATTTACCTGATAATTCGAATCCTGAATCTGCCCCTAGTTCGGGGTTTGGCAAAAATCCTGTGAATGAGGATGACTTGAAAGATCCATATACAGTGGATGCTCCT ACAGGATTATCTGGTTCTGTGGCAGATCTTCCCCAAGTGCCAAGAGATATTGATCTCTCTCCTGGGCAACCTTTACAATCCAATCAACCTTCTGGTGGCCTTGGGGTTATTGGACGAAGAAGTGTTGCCGACCTCGGGGCAATTGGTGATAGCCTCAGTGCATCATATGCGAGCCCTGGGGTAGTGCATGATCAGATGTACAATCTGAAAATGCTTGAAGCTGCATACTACAAACTTCCTCTACCCAAGGATTCAGAACGTCTAAGAAGCTACACTCCA AGGCACCCTGCTGCTACACCTGCTAGCTATCCCCAAATTCAGGCACCAATTGTTAATAATCCTGCATTCTGGGAACGTCTATCTATTGATAGTTATGGAACTGATACACTGTTCTATGCATTTTACTACCAGCAG AACACTTATCAGCAATATTTGGCTGCACGTGAACTGAAGAAGCAATCTTGGAGATATCACAGAAAATACAACACATGGTTTCAACGGCATGAGGAGCCCAAAATAGCCACTGATGAATATGAACAGGGGACATATGTCTACTTTGATTTTCATATTGCCAATGACGAATCCCAACATGGGTG GTGTCAAAGGATCAAGACAGAGTTTACTTTTGAGTACAACTATCTTGAAGACGAACTTATGGTTTCGTAG
- the LOC119996766 gene encoding CCR4-NOT transcription complex subunit 3-like isoform X1: MGASRKLQGEIDRVLKKVQEGVDVFDSIWTKVYDTDNANQKEKFEADLKKEIKKLQRYRDQIKTWIQSSEIKDKKVSASYEQALVDARKLIEREMERFKICEKETKTKAFSKEGLGQQPKTDPKEKAKSETRDWLNNVVGELESQIDSFEAEMEGLSVKKGKTRPPRLTHLETSITRHKAHIMKLELILRLLDNDELSPEQVNDVKDFLDDYVERNQDDFDEFDDVDELYNTLPLDKVESLEDLVSIVPPLAKVAPVLSLKTPLSTSASQMPATPTSNHQPGTSVHDQFDDTASQDSNSDSIARTPPAKNSVVGSPAASTLTGSHATPVPVNVPSNSLPAISAASANLPGSTSVHGGLENASTVVTSSTGSLTGSVKEDEITSLSGYRPSPTLADAGLIRGIGRGGFSSQPTSSIPLSSGSVVPSNGALGTLPLTLDTAKRNLMVADERLGSSAMVQPLASPISNRMTLPQAIKANDGTGSVDSANIGEAAALGGRPFSPTVPGMQWRPVSSFQSFQNQNEPGQFRGRTEIAPDQREKFLQRLQQVQQQGHSTILGMSSLTGGNHKQFSAQQQNPLLQQLNSQSSAVSSQSSLGLGIQGLGLNNVSSVTSQQPTSIHQQSNQQALMSSGLQDADTGHLKLEESQQQQNLPDNSNPESAPSSGFGKNPVNEDDLKDPYTVDAPTGLSGSVADLPQVPRDIDLSPGQPLQSNQPSGGLGVIGRRSVADLGAIGDSLSASYASPGVVHDQMYNLKMLEAAYYKLPLPKDSERLRSYTPRHPAATPASYPQIQAPIVNNPAFWERLSIDSYGTDTLFYAFYYQQNTYQQYLAARELKKQSWRYHRKYNTWFQRHEEPKIATDEYEQGTYVYFDFHIANDESQHGWCQRIKTEFTFEYNYLEDELMVS, translated from the exons ATGGGAGCGAGCCGCAAGTTACAAGGAGAGATTGATCGCGTCTTAAAGAAGGTTCAAGAAGGCGTTGACGTCTTCGACAGTATCTGGACCAAG GTTTACGACACTGACAATGCAAACCAGAAGGAGAAATTTGAGGCAGATCTGAAAAAGGAGATCAAGAAGCTGCAGAGATACAGGGACCAGATTAAGACATGGATTCAGTCAAGCGAGATCAAGGATAAAAAG GTTAGTGCCTCTTATGAGCAGGCCCTGGTGGATGCTCGCAAGCTTATAGAGCGTGAAATGGAGAGATTTAAGATTTGTGAAAAGGAGACGAAGACAAAAGCATTCTCTAAAGAGGGACTGGGTCAACAACCCAAAACT GATCCAAAGGAGAAGGCTAAATCAGAGACAAGAGATTGGTTGAACAATGTG GTTGGGGAGTTAGAATCTCAAATCGATAGCTTTGAAGCTGAGATGGAGGGACTATCTGTTAAGAAAGGGAAGACAAGGCCACCCCGACTG ACACATTTAGAGACGTCTATCACACGGCACAAGGCTCATATAATGAAGTTAGAATTGATATTAAGGCTATTGGATAATGACGAGTTAAGTCCTGAGCAGGTCAATGATGTCAAAGACTTCTTGGATGATTATGTTGAACGCAAccag gatgattttgatgaatttgatgatgttgatgagCTTTACAACACATTACCATTAGACAAAGTGGAGTCACTTGAAGATCTGGTTTCAATTGTTCCTCCTCTGGCCAAG GTTGCTCCTGTTCTTAGCTTGAAGACTCCTCTGTCAACATCCGCATCCCAAATGCCT GCTACTCCAACCTCTAATCATCAGCCAGGCACTTCTGTCCATGACCAATTTGATGATACAGCTTCCCAGGATAGTAATTCTGATAGCATTGCACGAACGCCGCCTGCAAAAAATTCTGTGGTGGgttctcctgctgcatcaacacttaCTGGGAGTCATGCAACTCCTGTTCCAGTGAATGTTCCGTCTAATAGTTTGCCCGCAATATCAGCTGCCTCCGCTAATCTTCCTGGCTCAACTTCTGTGCACGGTGGTTTAGAAAATGCTAGTACTGTTGTTACTTCATCCACGGGAAGTTTGACAGGTTCTGTAAAGGAAGACGAAATCACAAGCCTCTCTGGTTATAGGCCATCCCCAACTCTTGCTGATGCTGGACTAATAAGGGGTATTGGTAGAGGTGGCTTCTCCAGCCAGCCTACATCTAGCATCCCTCTTAGTTCGGGCAGTGTGGTCCCCAGCAATGGGGCTCTTGGTACACTGCCCTTGACGTTGGATACGGCGAAGAGGAATTTAATGGTTGCTGATGAAAGACTTGGGAGCAGTGCAATGGTACAGCCTCTAGCTTCCCCAATAAGCAATAGAATGACCTTGCCTCAGGCTATCAAGGCTAATGATGGGACTGGCTCAGTTGATTCTGCTAATATTGGTGAGGCTGCTGCTTTAGGTGGTAGGCCTTTTTCCCCTACGGTTCCTGGCATGCAGTGGAGGCCTGTAAGTTCCTTTCAATCCTTTCAAAACCAGAACGAGCCG GGGCAGTTTCGTGGAAGAACTGAAATAGCACCTGATCAAAGGGAGAAATTCTTACAACGGCTCCAGCAAGTGCAGCAGCAAGGTCACAGTACCATTCTTGGCATGTCTTCTCTTACTGGGGGAAATCATAAACAATTTTCTGCCCAACAACAAAATCCACTCTTGCAACAG CTTAATTCTCAAAGCTCAGCTGTTTCTTCGCAGTCTAGTTTGGGACTTGGAATCCAAGGACTGGGTCTCAATAATGTTTCATCTGTGACTTCACAGCAGCCAACTTCCATCCATCAACAGTCTAATCAACAAGCACTAATGTCAAGTGGTCTACAAGATGCTG ACACTGGACACTTGAAACTAGAGGAGTCGCAGCAACAGCAAAATTTACCTGATAATTCGAATCCTGAATCTGCCCCTAGTTCGGGGTTTGGCAAAAATCCTGTGAATGAGGATGACTTGAAAGATCCATATACAGTGGATGCTCCT ACAGGATTATCTGGTTCTGTGGCAGATCTTCCCCAAGTGCCAAGAGATATTGATCTCTCTCCTGGGCAACCTTTACAATCCAATCAACCTTCTGGTGGCCTTGGGGTTATTGGACGAAGAAGTGTTGCCGACCTCGGGGCAATTGGTGATAGCCTCAGTGCATCATATGCGAGCCCTGGGGTAGTGCATGATCAGATGTACAATCTGAAAATGCTTGAAGCTGCATACTACAAACTTCCTCTACCCAAGGATTCAGAACGTCTAAGAAGCTACACTCCA AGGCACCCTGCTGCTACACCTGCTAGCTATCCCCAAATTCAGGCACCAATTGTTAATAATCCTGCATTCTGGGAACGTCTATCTATTGATAGTTATGGAACTGATACACTGTTCTATGCATTTTACTACCAGCAG AACACTTATCAGCAATATTTGGCTGCACGTGAACTGAAGAAGCAATCTTGGAGATATCACAGAAAATACAACACATGGTTTCAACGGCATGAGGAGCCCAAAATAGCCACTGATGAATATGAACAGGGGACATATGTCTACTTTGATTTTCATATTGCCAATGACGAATCCCAACATGGGTG GTGTCAAAGGATCAAGACAGAGTTTACTTTTGAGTACAACTATCTTGAAGACGAACTTATGGTTTCGTAG